The proteins below are encoded in one region of Coffea arabica cultivar ET-39 chromosome 4c, Coffea Arabica ET-39 HiFi, whole genome shotgun sequence:
- the LOC140004893 gene encoding kunitz trypsin inhibitor 5-like encodes MMKASLLFILSFLVFSISVSTNSSFTSAAEAPEPVRDVAGKILRTDRHYYILPAANVFDKFRGGGLTLSGIGKNTCPAAVFQETSEQKNGIPLAFLPVNPKKGVVRVSTDLNIKFAYPETCGQSPVWSIDNYVYPSGDSFVNIGGVVGNPGPKTLSSWFKIEKFGYQDYKLVYCPAVCSYCKVICKDVGIEYQNGKRRLHLTTDYPLRVVFKQA; translated from the coding sequence ATGATGAAGGCATCACTACTCTTTATCCTTTCATTCCTTGTCTTTTCCATTTCCGTTTCCACAAACTCCTCCTTTACTTCAGCTGCTGAAGCACCCGAGCCAGTGCGCGATGTAGCTGGAAAGATTCTGCGAACTGACCGCCACTACTACATATTACCAGCAGCCAATGTCTTTGACAAATTCAGAGGCGGAGGTCTAACACTATCCGGCATTGGCAAGAACACTTGCCCAGCGGCTGTGTTTCAAGAAACGTCTGAGCAAAAAAATGGCATCCCCTTGGCATTTTTGCCTGTGAACCCGAAAAAAGGTGTGGTTCGAGTCTCCACAGATTTAAACATCAAATTTGCTTATCCAGAAACCTGTGGCCAATCTCCAGTTTGGAGCATTGATAATTATGTTTATCCATCCGGTGACAGCTTTGTCAACATCGGTGGCGTTGTTGGAAATCCTGGTCCTAAGACTTTAAGCAGCTGGTTCaagattgaaaaatttggctatCAGGATTACAAGCTCGTCTATTGTCCCGCGGTATGCAGCTATTGTAAAGTTATTTGCAAAGATGTTGGCATAGAGTACCAGAATGGCAAAAGACGTTTGCATCTCACGACTGATTATCCACTCAGGGTCGTGTTCAAGCAGGCATAA